A window of Leclercia adecarboxylata contains these coding sequences:
- a CDS encoding glycosyl hydrolase family 18 protein translates to MKIMQPKYLALFVAAAVSPVFAAVPGKPSLSSGNDKFAIVEVDQAAQVYNSLIKVKDGADVTVEWNTYSGDAPTSAKVLLDGQEVWSGAGSASGKATFKVKKGGRYQEQVQLCNASGCSTSDSKLVIVADTDGSHLLPLNAPLRENNKSFAQHSDKVVAAYYPEWGVYDRNFSIDKVPAANVNHIIYGFIPICGDNINASAGNALQALKKACEGRPDYTVAIHDPWAALQMPQAGVSNWDDPYKGTYGQMMALKKAHPGLKILPSIGGWTLSDPFFQMHDSAIRARFVSSVKEFLQTWKFYDGVDIDWEFPGGGGENPALGNPQVDKETYTLLMRDLRAMLNELSAQTGRTYELTSAIGAGTSKIANVDYNAAQKYMDYIFLMSYDFYGSWSMTDLGHQTALHAPTWKPNSVTTEGSVNAMLAQGVQPGKIVVGAAMYGRGWTGVHGYTGDNPFTGTATGAIPGSWEPGIVDYRDIVNKYKDKAGWEYKYDATAEAPYLFNKSTGTLITYDDARSVQAKGKFVLNKNLGGLFAWSMESDNGDILNAMNESLLSGTSGNDEPVVTNHAPVASASDLTVNGPATVTLDGSASSDQDGDALTYKWTQISGTPVTLTNSTSAKATFQVAAVTSNQTLVFRLTVTDSKGLSSTADVQVVNKAAKANQAPVLNAMEPVVVEAGQTVSLHAQAVDPDGDAMTYTWSVPGNLNATGTDTANLSITAPEVSSETAYNLSVLVSDGKTSVQGNVGVTVTPKAAEEETTPAEDTTPAEDTTPPADDSSCASAADPAASNYAAWSASTVYTSGNMVSFNNLVWKAKYWTKNNQPGLGSDAWELVSQVKFDWRPEMVYNGGDTTTFEGNVYRAKWWTRGDKPGQNDVWVKEGAAPDCH, encoded by the coding sequence ATGAAAATCATGCAGCCTAAATATCTGGCTTTATTTGTCGCTGCGGCGGTCAGTCCGGTATTCGCAGCAGTGCCGGGTAAACCGTCGCTGAGTAGCGGGAATGACAAATTTGCCATTGTTGAGGTGGACCAGGCAGCGCAGGTCTATAACTCGCTGATTAAGGTCAAGGACGGTGCTGATGTGACCGTTGAATGGAACACTTACAGCGGCGATGCTCCGACATCTGCCAAAGTGCTGTTGGACGGCCAGGAAGTCTGGAGCGGCGCGGGCAGCGCCTCCGGCAAAGCCACCTTCAAGGTGAAAAAAGGCGGTCGCTATCAGGAGCAGGTCCAGCTGTGTAACGCCAGCGGCTGCAGCACCAGCGACAGCAAGCTGGTCATCGTGGCAGATACCGACGGTAGCCATCTGCTGCCGCTGAACGCCCCGCTGCGGGAAAACAATAAATCCTTCGCTCAACACTCCGACAAAGTCGTCGCGGCCTATTATCCTGAATGGGGCGTCTACGACCGTAACTTCAGCATTGATAAAGTCCCTGCTGCCAACGTAAACCACATTATTTACGGCTTCATTCCGATCTGCGGTGACAACATTAACGCCAGCGCTGGTAACGCGCTGCAGGCGCTGAAAAAAGCCTGTGAGGGCCGCCCGGATTACACCGTGGCGATCCACGATCCCTGGGCCGCGCTGCAGATGCCGCAGGCCGGCGTTTCCAACTGGGACGACCCTTACAAAGGCACCTACGGCCAGATGATGGCGCTGAAAAAAGCGCATCCGGGCCTGAAAATTCTGCCATCCATCGGCGGCTGGACCCTCTCCGATCCGTTCTTCCAGATGCACGACAGCGCCATCCGCGCCCGCTTTGTCTCCTCGGTGAAAGAGTTCCTGCAAACCTGGAAATTCTATGACGGCGTGGACATCGACTGGGAGTTCCCGGGCGGCGGCGGTGAGAACCCGGCCCTCGGCAACCCGCAGGTGGATAAAGAGACTTACACCCTGCTGATGCGCGATCTGCGCGCGATGCTCAACGAGCTCTCCGCCCAGACCGGCCGTACCTATGAGCTGACCTCCGCCATTGGCGCAGGCACCTCGAAAATCGCCAACGTTGACTACAACGCGGCCCAGAAGTACATGGACTACATCTTCCTGATGAGCTACGACTTCTACGGCTCCTGGAGCATGACCGACCTCGGCCACCAGACTGCGCTGCACGCGCCAACCTGGAAACCGAATAGCGTGACCACCGAAGGCAGCGTGAATGCGATGCTGGCCCAGGGCGTTCAGCCGGGTAAAATCGTGGTCGGCGCGGCGATGTACGGTCGCGGCTGGACCGGCGTTCACGGCTATACCGGCGACAATCCGTTTACCGGCACCGCCACCGGCGCGATCCCTGGCTCCTGGGAGCCGGGCATTGTCGATTACCGTGACATTGTTAACAAGTACAAAGACAAAGCGGGCTGGGAATACAAATATGACGCCACCGCTGAAGCGCCATACCTGTTCAACAAGAGCACCGGCACGCTGATCACCTATGACGACGCCCGCTCCGTACAGGCGAAAGGCAAGTTCGTCCTGAACAAAAATCTGGGCGGTCTGTTTGCCTGGTCTATGGAATCCGATAACGGCGACATCCTCAACGCGATGAACGAAAGCCTGCTGAGCGGCACCTCCGGCAACGATGAACCGGTAGTGACCAACCATGCGCCTGTGGCGTCGGCAAGCGACCTGACCGTGAATGGCCCGGCGACCGTCACGCTGGATGGCTCTGCCTCTTCTGACCAGGACGGCGATGCGCTGACCTACAAATGGACGCAGATCTCCGGTACGCCGGTAACGCTGACCAACAGCACCAGCGCCAAAGCCACCTTCCAGGTCGCCGCGGTAACCAGCAACCAGACCCTGGTCTTCCGTCTGACCGTCACCGACAGCAAGGGCCTGAGCAGCACCGCCGACGTGCAGGTGGTGAACAAAGCGGCGAAAGCCAACCAGGCACCTGTCCTCAATGCGATGGAGCCGGTTGTTGTTGAAGCAGGCCAGACGGTCTCCTTACACGCGCAGGCTGTCGATCCTGATGGCGACGCGATGACCTACACCTGGAGCGTACCGGGCAACCTGAATGCCACAGGGACCGACACTGCAAACCTGAGCATCACCGCACCGGAAGTCAGCAGCGAAACCGCTTACAACCTGAGCGTACTGGTCAGCGACGGTAAAACCAGCGTACAGGGTAACGTTGGCGTTACCGTAACGCCGAAAGCCGCCGAAGAAGAGACCACCCCGGCTGAGGATACCACTCCGGCTGAGGACACTACGCCTCCTGCGGATGACAGCAGCTGCGCAAGCGCTGCGGATCCTGCTGCCAGCAACTATGCAGCATGGAGCGCCAGCACCGTTTACACCAGCGGCAACATGGTCAGCTTCAACAACCTGGTCTGGAAAGCGAAGTACTGGACCAAAAATAACCAGCCGGGCCTCGGCTCAGATGCCTGGGAGCTGGTGAGCCAGGTGAAATTCGACTGGCGTCCTGAGATGGTCTACAACGGTGGCGACACCACGACCTTTGAAGGCAACGTCTACCGTGCGAAATGGTGGACGAGAGGGGACAAACCAGGCCAGAACGACGTCTGGGTGAAAGAGGGCGCGGCACCAGATTGCCATTAA
- a CDS encoding NAD-dependent epimerase/dehydratase family protein — translation MKVLVTGATSGLGRNAVEFLRNKGVSVRATGRNEAMGKLLQKMGAEFVHADLTELVSSQAKVMLAGIDTLWHCSSFTSPWGTQEAFDLANVRATRRLGEWAVAWGVRNFVHISSPSLYFDYHHHRDIQEDFRPARFACEFARSKAASEEVIDLLAQSNPHTRFTILRPQSLFGPHDKVFIPRLAQMMHHYGSVLLPRGGDALVDMTYFDNAIHAMWLASQSACDGLPSGRAYNITNGEPRSLRSIVQKLIDELNIHCRIRSVPYPMLDIIARSMERLGNKAAKEPALTHYGVSKLNFDFTLDTQRAESELGYKPLVTLDEGIERTAAWLRDHGKLHR, via the coding sequence ATGAAGGTACTGGTTACCGGCGCCACCAGCGGCTTAGGCCGCAATGCGGTGGAGTTTTTGCGCAATAAAGGCGTCAGCGTCCGGGCCACCGGTCGTAATGAAGCGATGGGTAAATTGCTGCAAAAAATGGGCGCAGAGTTTGTCCATGCCGACCTGACGGAACTGGTCTCTTCTCAGGCAAAAGTGATGCTGGCCGGGATCGATACGCTGTGGCACTGCTCCAGCTTTACCTCACCCTGGGGAACCCAGGAAGCGTTCGATCTGGCAAACGTGCGGGCTACCCGCCGTCTCGGCGAGTGGGCCGTGGCCTGGGGCGTGCGCAACTTCGTGCATATCTCCTCCCCGTCGCTCTATTTTGACTATCACCACCATCGCGATATCCAGGAAGATTTCCGCCCGGCCCGCTTCGCCTGCGAATTTGCCCGCAGCAAGGCCGCCAGCGAAGAGGTGATCGATCTCCTGGCGCAGTCGAACCCGCACACCCGCTTTACCATTCTGCGTCCACAGAGCCTGTTTGGCCCGCACGATAAAGTGTTTATTCCGCGCCTGGCGCAGATGATGCACCACTACGGCAGCGTGCTGCTGCCGCGCGGCGGGGATGCGCTGGTGGACATGACCTATTTCGACAACGCCATTCACGCCATGTGGCTGGCGAGCCAGAGCGCCTGCGACGGTCTGCCGTCCGGCCGGGCCTACAACATCACCAACGGTGAACCGCGCTCCCTGCGCAGCATTGTGCAAAAGCTGATCGACGAGCTGAATATTCACTGCCGGATCCGCTCTGTGCCCTACCCGATGCTGGATATTATTGCCCGCAGCATGGAGCGGCTGGGGAATAAAGCCGCCAAAGAGCCTGCGCTGACCCACTACGGGGTGTCGAAACTGAACTTTGATTTTACCCTCGACACGCAACGCGCCGAGAGCGAGCTCGGCTATAAGCCGCTGGTGACGCTGGATGAAGGCATTGAGCGCACCGCCGCCTGGCTGCGGGATCACGGTAAGCTACATCGTTGA
- the iagB gene encoding type III secretion system invasion protein IagB yields MKRLILLWLLLSQSALANCWDSAGYRYHVDPYLLFAIANVESGMNPYAVGWNHDGTRDVGLMQINSSHFPELQRAGIDENRLITEPCTSVMVGASILSGMIKVYGYNWEAVGAYNAGLKKENYPQRMLYARKVWQKYQQLKSPGRR; encoded by the coding sequence ATGAAACGTCTTATACTTCTCTGGCTGCTGCTCAGCCAGAGCGCCCTGGCTAACTGCTGGGATAGCGCAGGATACCGCTATCATGTCGATCCTTATTTGCTGTTTGCCATTGCGAACGTGGAGTCGGGGATGAACCCCTATGCGGTGGGATGGAACCATGACGGCACGCGGGATGTCGGACTGATGCAAATTAACAGTTCACACTTCCCGGAACTGCAACGCGCCGGCATTGATGAAAACCGTCTGATCACTGAGCCCTGTACCTCTGTCATGGTCGGGGCCTCAATCTTATCAGGGATGATCAAAGTGTATGGCTACAACTGGGAAGCGGTAGGGGCTTATAACGCCGGGTTAAAAAAAGAGAACTATCCGCAGCGCATGCTCTACGCCCGCAAGGTCTGGCAGAAATACCAGCAGCTCAAATCCCCCGGCAGACGCTAA
- a CDS encoding prepilin peptidase: MTGPGFWAASGVLGAILGSFLGVVVERLPGWMREEEGAGNLLYPPSHCPACQHRLSAWENIPLVSWLMLRGRCRCCRSPIPLRVLMVELLSALFFALSAWLIPDLTVLLALWLLWCGLLPLAMIDLRERLLPDCLTQPLLWAGLLVHLHAHLLPLTDALYGAVAGYLALWLVYHGHRLVTGREGLGYGDFKLLAALGAWCGWQALPSILMLAALGGILGWALCFRHQENGNVIPFGPFLALAGLVIFILQHALFII, translated from the coding sequence ATGACGGGGCCAGGATTCTGGGCCGCCAGCGGCGTGCTGGGGGCGATCCTCGGCAGCTTTCTTGGCGTGGTGGTGGAGCGCCTGCCGGGGTGGATGCGGGAAGAGGAGGGGGCGGGCAATCTGCTCTATCCCCCCTCGCACTGCCCGGCGTGCCAGCACCGGCTGAGCGCGTGGGAAAATATTCCGCTGGTCAGTTGGCTGATGCTGCGCGGACGCTGCCGCTGCTGCCGCTCGCCGATCCCCCTGCGGGTGCTGATGGTGGAGCTGCTCAGCGCGCTCTTTTTCGCTCTCAGCGCCTGGCTGATACCCGACTTAACGGTCCTGCTGGCGTTGTGGCTGCTGTGGTGCGGCCTGCTGCCGCTGGCGATGATCGACCTGCGGGAGCGGCTGCTACCGGACTGCCTGACCCAACCGCTCCTGTGGGCCGGGCTGCTGGTACATCTGCATGCGCACCTGCTGCCGCTGACCGATGCGTTATACGGCGCGGTGGCAGGCTATCTGGCGCTGTGGCTGGTTTATCACGGACATCGGCTGGTGACCGGGCGGGAAGGGCTGGGCTATGGCGACTTTAAGCTGCTGGCGGCGCTAGGCGCCTGGTGCGGCTGGCAGGCGTTACCCTCGATCCTGATGCTGGCGGCGCTGGGGGGGATCCTCGGCTGGGCTCTCTGTTTCCGCCATCAGGAGAATGGCAACGTTATTCCGTTCGGTCCTTTTCTGGCCCTTGCCGGACTGGTGATATTTATTCTGCAGCACGCCCTATTCATCATTTAA